The nucleotide sequence GTTGTCTAGCATATATAATATGGCATTTTTTAGAGATTGTGTATCTCTAGGAGGCACTAATATTCCAAGTATATTATTTATGTTTTCTTTTAAAGCAGGTATACGGGTCCCTATCACAGGAGTGCCACAAGAAAGACTCTCAAAAAATGTCATGCCAAAGGTTTCATATTCAGATGGTTGAATGTATATATGAGCTCTTCTCATATATCTTGCCACTTCTTTTTGTGGTTTTAGTCCTAAAAATTTTATAAATTCCTCAATACCAAGAGATTTTATTACTCTTTCACATTCCTCTTTGTATGGTCCATGTCCAATTATTTCAAGGAGAATATCTTTTCTTACCTGAAGAATATCCCTAATGGCATAGATAAGATATATTATCCCTTTTTGTGGAACTACTCTACCTACAAAGAGCAATCTTTTCTGTCTAGTTCTTTTTCTGGAGAATTTTTTTGAATAAAATATTCTGGAGTTAATTGGATTTGGGACTACCTGGAAGTTGTTGTGCATTCCATAATCCATTATTGCCTTTTTTAAATAATGAGTGGGGGTTATGATCACAGTTGCATTACTAAACACGACACGAGCCTCTATGATGTCTATCCAGGAGAGCTCTTTTTTTGGGAATCCACTCCAATGTTCAGTTACTACTAGAGGGATGTCATATATTTTGCTTAATATTACTGCGTAAATTCCAGCATAAAAGCCATGGGCATGAATTATATCAGGTTTCCATCCTTCTTTCAGTAATTTGCGAAATCCCCACATTGTGCCCAATAATTTTGGAACATGTGCTAGATGTATGATCAAATTATTTATGAGGGATAATGTTCTTTTACTGTATTTATTTTTAGTTTGGGTATTATTTTTAATAGTGCTACAACATTTGTTATGCTTTTGGAAATTTGAGATATTTAGCTTTCTTTTTTTAAAAATTCTTGGAATTACACCACTCACTTCTACTTTTATAGTCTCTATGCCATCTTCAACTTCTTTGGTTTCTTTAAATGTATACACAACACTAATAACATCTAGTAGTGGGTGATTAAAGTATGCATAAAGAATTTTTACTGAATGATTTTTTGAAATTGCCCTTGCAAACTCTTTTATAAAAATGCCTGCTATTGGATTTTTCTCTGAGGGATAATTTGCAGGAATTACCAATATTTTTAGTTTTGTCATTGGAGTCCCTCCATATTATGAATGCTCAATTCTTCATTGCAGTATACCAAATTAATTTCTTTGCTTTCGTATATTTTTACAAAATCTATTAATGTAAATCTCTGAGTTTCGTTCCATAACTCTAAGTACATGCTCTTATCTACCTGGGATACCCATATGTAGCTACGGGATGGAGTTTTCTTATTGAACAGATTTTCAAAGTGATCCCCTACGTAAGTAACTTTAGGCAATTCAGCTGACGCACCAAGTATTGATGCAAATATTCCATTTATTGTTGTAGTTGAGATTCCAAATATGCCATTTCTTTCTCCTTTTTCAAGAACCCACTTTGTTCCGATAACCTCCATTGGTGTAAGTTCTCCATTTGGGGCTTCGATAAATGGGGATGGAAGAGAGTTAGATATGTGTAGGATTATTATAACGCTAATTATGCCCGTAAAGATCCATTTATATGTATTAGCTTTTTGTTTACTCTGCGAATGAATATTTTCATAAAAAATATAACCAAATACTAGTTCAAGTGAGAGAATTGCATATCTTATTCCTCTGAACATATCAGCTCCCGTGGGCAAAACGAAAGTAAGTAACATGGTCCACACAAAAGAAATTATAAAAATAATCAGTAGTTGCGAAAATGGGTAATATGCTAGCAAGTTATATTCCTTTTTTATTAGTCTCTTCATTAATAATAATAAAACTATAATTCCCATTGTTATATATCCCCCCATCCATTTCAAAACAAATATAATAATCTTACTTGGTGAAAATCTTCTGAGCTTGGTTGCTTCAGTTGCTGGAATATAGTTCTCTGGGTTGTTCAACCACGATAAGAACATTTCAATGCTTTTCCTCCATAGAATAGTATTAGATAACCAAATGATAAAGGATATTACAGAGAATATTACGAAAAAAGTGAGAAGACTTATGATAGCGGGATTTCTAATCTTTTTCGATGTTGAAATTTTTAATATATTTAAGCTTAGTACTATTCCCAAAAAATACGTCCAAAACAGAGAAAATAAAGGATGTAAAATTGGTAAAAATAAAACAAATAACAGAAAAAGTATAATAGTAGGTCTAGATAAGGTAGGAGATAAATTTAATTTTAGTAATAAGTACAGCAACAGAGGAAATAAATTTATAGCAAATGTGTGGGGAGCTAACGATAATGGTTCTGTAAATATTGAGGGTATAAAAAGAATCGAAAGTACAGTGTATCTTCTCACCTGTTCACTAAATATTGTTTTTACAAGCACATAGCTTGAGAGAACATATATTACATAAAACACTAAATTAAAACATTTGCTTATCATCAAAACGGGAATATTTGACGCATATGTAATTGTGGAAACTATTATGTGAGTTGCAGGATAATAGTTTAAGTATGTAAATCTATTTTCTCTAAGTATGTCCACTATATGGCCTAATTGATAGAGTCCGTCTGCTCTACTAAGAAAAAAATACCCTTTCCAAATTGGAATGGAGATAAAATATAAATAAGCTATCATCAAGAGTATAAAAAGGAATTTAAAATGCCTACTCTGTCCGAAGGCAATTCCAGACATGGATAGCAGGTATATAAGAATAATCCACAAGAATATAATCTTTGCATC is from Thermococcus paralvinellae and encodes:
- a CDS encoding DUF6541 family protein, which codes for MEKNARKLDGGKCMISLRKIKGLYLFANVFVLMGLDLSILLYQPTSGYELSPYSDAKIIFLWIILIYLLSMSGIAFGQSRHFKFLFILLMIAYLYFISIPIWKGYFFLSRADGLYQLGHIVDILRENRFTYLNYYPATHIIVSTITYASNIPVLMISKCFNLVFYVIYVLSSYVLVKTIFSEQVRRYTVLSILFIPSIFTEPLSLAPHTFAINLFPLLLYLLLKLNLSPTLSRPTIILFLLFVLFLPILHPLFSLFWTYFLGIVLSLNILKISTSKKIRNPAIISLLTFFVIFSVISFIIWLSNTILWRKSIEMFLSWLNNPENYIPATEATKLRRFSPSKIIIFVLKWMGGYITMGIIVLLLLMKRLIKKEYNLLAYYPFSQLLIIFIISFVWTMLLTFVLPTGADMFRGIRYAILSLELVFGYIFYENIHSQSKQKANTYKWIFTGIISVIIILHISNSLPSPFIEAPNGELTPMEVIGTKWVLEKGERNGIFGISTTTINGIFASILGASAELPKVTYVGDHFENLFNKKTPSRSYIWVSQVDKSMYLELWNETQRFTLIDFVKIYESKEINLVYCNEELSIHNMEGLQ
- a CDS encoding glycosyltransferase translates to MTKLKILVIPANYPSEKNPIAGIFIKEFARAISKNHSVKILYAYFNHPLLDVISVVYTFKETKEVEDGIETIKVEVSGVIPRIFKKRKLNISNFQKHNKCCSTIKNNTQTKNKYSKRTLSLINNLIIHLAHVPKLLGTMWGFRKLLKEGWKPDIIHAHGFYAGIYAVILSKIYDIPLVVTEHWSGFPKKELSWIDIIEARVVFSNATVIITPTHYLKKAIMDYGMHNNFQVVPNPINSRIFYSKKFSRKRTRQKRLLFVGRVVPQKGIIYLIYAIRDILQVRKDILLEIIGHGPYKEECERVIKSLGIEEFIKFLGLKPQKEVARYMRRAHIYIQPSEYETFGMTFFESLSCGTPVIGTRIPALKENINNILGILVPPRDTQSLKNAILYMLDNYRRYPPNRLSRHVLCKFGHNIVAKKIDKIYQKVINSKRT